In Entelurus aequoreus isolate RoL-2023_Sb linkage group LG02, RoL_Eaeq_v1.1, whole genome shotgun sequence, one genomic interval encodes:
- the si:dkey-56m19.5 gene encoding calphotin: protein MGGKLSKKKKGYDVSDPKEKKDEAAATTATEESGNVEDAAPPAEAQVTTESGNVEEEAVGSAVAAVTEAEKAPEEPTSAPPEEQAEAVAVQVTEESVQEEPASVKAETAPVTEEPVAVKAETAPVTEEPVADKAETAPVVEQTVAVKEEAALAPEEPITVKDEAAPVLEESVTVKEEVAPVLEEPVAVKDEAAPVPEEQPSVKEEAASVSDEPVTVKEAIATEEEDTTASTEEALEVPGEAASIPEEPIAVPEEEAPIVCCSAVPTEAEPESADSRAEEPIKEAEVIPARLEEAPKEPEPSPVTVTEPEVVEPVAEPVPEPDKILASEPEPVAESEPEPEPEKKVDADEPEYQGQEDEPEPTVTMDGLETVDAEEVQNEQLPSEEESAAGGDSCTEVEPEVAPPDVVAEVSVTEVPCPESAVETPMENGNIEDVVEVASLPVVNGECAHPEGCVNGIEKSVESPVKKPGDFELKMDVNLSGDVPEAPEDVAATVESLSTEVTQEV, encoded by the coding sequence ATGGGAGGGAAACTGAGCAAGAAGAAGAAGGGTTATGACGTGAGCGACCCCAAAGAGAAGAAGGATGAGGCTGCGGCAACAACTGCAACTGAGGAATCTGGCAATGTGGAGGATGCGGCACCGCCGGCAGAAGCTCAGGTGACAACAGAATCGGGAAACGTAGAAGAAGAGGCCGTGGGCTCAGCTGTGGCAGCAGTAACTGAAGCAGAGAAAGCTCCAGAAGAGCCTACATCCGCACCGCCTGAAGAACAAGCAGAAGCTGTTGCAGTACAAGTCACAGAAGAATCAGTCCAAGAAGAACCAGCCTCAGTCAAGGCAGAAACAGCTCCAGTTACTGAAGAACCAGTCGCAGTCAAGGCAGAAACAGCTCCAGTTACTGAAGAACCAGTCGCAGACAAGGCAGAAACAGCTCCAGTTGTTGAACAAACAGTCGCAGTCAAAGAAGAAGCCGCTTTGGCACCGGAAGAGCCAATAACAGTCAAAGATGAAGCAGCTCCGGTACTAGAAGAGTCAGTAACTGTCAAAGAAGAAGTAGCTCCAGTACTAGAAGAACCAGTGGCAGTCAAAGATGAGGCAGCTCCAGTACCAGAAGAACAACCTTCGGTCAAAGAAgaagctgcttctgtatctgACGAACCGGTCACAGTCAAAGAAGCAATAGCAACAGAAGAAGAGGACACAACCGCATCAACAGAGGAGGCACTAGAAGTGCCAGGGGAAGCGGCTTCTATACCGGAGGAACCAATAGCAGTCCCAGAGGAAGAAGCACCTATAGTCTGTTGCTCCGCTGTACCAACTGAGGCGGAACCAGAGTCTGCAGATTCTAGAGCAGAAGAACCTATCAAAGAAGCAGAGGTTATTCCTGCCCGTCTAGAGGAGGCCCCTAAAGAGCCAGAACCTAGTCCAGTGACTGTTACTGAGCCAGAGGTTGTTGAACCAGTCGCCGAGCCAGTTCCAGAGCCAGATAAAATCCTTGCGTCTGAACCAGAGCCGGTCGCAGAGTCTGAGCCAGAACCAGAACCAGAAAAGAAGGTTGACGCAGATGAACCTGAGTATCAAGGCCAAGAAGATGAGCCTGAACCAACGGTAACCATGGATGGACTTGAGACTGTGGATGCCGAGGAGGTCCAAAACGAACAGCTGCCTTCAGAGGAGGAATCAGCTGCAGGGGGAGATTCTTGCACCGAAGTTGAACCTGAAGTAGCACCACCCGATGTGGTTGCGGAGGTTTCCGTGACAGAGGTGCCTTGCCCAGAGAGTGCGGTCGAAACACCGATGGAAAATGGTAATATTGAGGATGTGGTGGAGGTGGCCTCTCTCCCAGTTGTGAACGGAGAGTGTGCACACCCAGAAGGATGCGTTAATGGTATCGAAAAGTCAGTGGAGTCGCCTGTCAAGAAGCCCGGCGACTTTGAACTGAAAATGGACGTTAATCTGAGCGGGGACGTCCCAGAAGCCCCAGAGGACGTCGCCGCCACGGTGGAGTCTCTCAGCACCGAGGTCACCCAGGAAGTGTGA